From the genome of Methanomassiliicoccus sp.:
AATCAGAGGCAATATTAATAATAATTGGATTTTGTAAACCGATTAGACAAATTGACACCTTAGGATGGAGTCTTGGGTTCCATTCTATCCCCTAAGAGTAATCGCATGGGGATTTTTTTTAAGTTACGTTAATGCGACACCTGTTGAAAGGTCAACCGATCCTGGCGAGGCCGGTGTGTTTTCTTACTGCATTGATATCCAGGACCTCGTCCTCGTGTACCAGGCTAAAACCGGCGAGATCCTCTATGATCTGTACCATGAGGACCACTTCCGCACCGTCCAGGTCCACCACTCCCCTGTGTACATGCTCGGCCATCATTCTCACGATGTCCTGGCCGGAGCCTCCCTGGTAGCGTCTCTTTTCGACCTCGATCCTCCACCGGTCATCATCCCCTATACGTTCTCCGAACGTCCTCGCCGCGCTTATCATGGACTCCGGCTCGGACCTCACCCACTCTTCGATAGGGATCCAACGGTGGGTGTGGCGGAAGACCTCAGGGAATCTCATGGCAAAGGCCCGCAGCCTACTTACCGCCTCCTTGCCATCACCCCTGATCCTGATCAGCAATAGACCGTCCACGGAGGATTCCATCATATCTTCAAGGATGAGATCGGCTTGCCGCACCCGCTCCGCCACCTCCTCCTCCGCCCTAAGCTTCTCATTATGATGGAAGGTCACCAGAACATTGTAGTCTTGCATGAAATGCCCTTATTTCATTGGTTCCCAAATTAAATAATCCTATCGCGATGGGGGCGAGTTCGGAATGGTCATTGGTAGTGACAAGTTTCAATATCGAAAGATGGTGCCCGAGGATGTCATCATGGTCCACGCCCTGTTGCGGAGGACCATCATGTCGAGCTATAAGGAGGCCTATTCGGCCGGTGCCGTGGAGTTCTTCATGAGGCACCATGATGTCGCCAGCATCAACAGGCACGTGCATGAAGGCCATTGCATCGTAGCTGCCTGTGATGGCGTCATCGCAGGCGTAGGCGAGCTGCTGGGTAATGAGATAAGAATGGTCTTTGTGGATCCCTCCCTAAAAAGGATGGGAATAGGGCGTGGCCTGATGATGAGGCTTGAGGAACAGGCCAGGAAATGTGGCATGAGAGAGATCGTGCTGGACTCATCGGTCGTGGCGGTGGGATTCTATCAGCACCTCGGCTACGAGGTGGTCAAGGAGACGTCCCTGGACCTGGGCGAAGACGACCTTCTACCTTACCTCATCATGAGGCGCGGGCTCTAAGGACGGATCACTTCAGGTCCATCTCCATTATCCTGTAAAGTCCCGCCCCTGATAGCGTCAGGAGTATGGACAGCAGGGCGACCTCCCAGTTGAACTGGGTGAGCATGGCCACGGAGGTCAATGACCCCACTACTGCCGACAGGACGTAAGCTCTACCTATGCTCTTGCTTCCCCGGGACAGCTGGATCACCGACAGGTTGACCGCCAGGAACACCATGAATATCGTGAAATTGGACACATTGGCCGTGAGCTCGATACCGCCCAGGAAGCAGAAGGCCACCGATGCTAAGGTGGTCAGGACGATGGCCATTAGAGGTGTGCCTGTGCTTGGCTGTATGCGCGACAGCAGCTTCGGGAGAGCGGCGCGCGTGGACATCCCATAGGCTATCCGGGAGGAGGCTATCAGGATGATCAGCACTGTGTTCGCAGTGGCCACTAGGGCGATGATCGTCAACAGTGCGTAGGCCTCCTGACCTGAGGCTTGAAGGGCGACGTCCGCGAGCGGGGAGGAGGATGCCGCCAGTTGATCGTAGGGGACGATGCTGACCACTGAAATGGCCACCAGGACGTATAGCACAGCGGTGATCGCCAGGGAGATCATTAGGGCCCGAGGTATGGTCCTCTCGGCGTCCTTGGTCTCATCCCCGATCTTGACAAGGCCCTCGAACCCTATGAACGCGAAGAATATGACCCCCACAGCGCCCACCACCCCTTCCAGTCCAAAGGGGGACTGGGTGTAGTCCACCGTTCCCAGGTAGCCGACGCCCAGGAATATGACAATGAGGACGCCGATCGTCTCAATGACGGTCATGATGGCGTTCAGGATCAAGGACTCCTTTATGCCGGCATAGTTGATGATCGCCAGGACCACGATGAGAGCGCTTGCCCCTAACGCAACGGGTATGTCCAATATAGAGGACAGGTAGCCACCGAAGCCCTGGGCCACGGTCGCCGCCGAGATTATGCTTGATATCAGTACCAACCAGCCAACGACGAAGGCCCAGAACTTGGACCGAAAGGCGTTCTCCACATAGACGTACTCGGCTCCGCTAGAGGGGTAGATGGAGGACAGCTTGGCATAGCTGAGGCCGCTGAAGGCTGCGATCACTGCGGCCAGGGCGAAGGACAGCCATACCAAGTTCCCTGCCTTTCCGGTGGCCACACCGATGAGGGCGTATATGCCCGCACCCAGAATGGTGCCCACTCCGTAGGCCACCGCCCACCAAAGTCCCACCTCTCTTCTGAGTCCATCGGCCACGATGGGTAATGGGCGAGGTAGATATGCATATTTGTTCTACGTAGGTTTTATTCGGCCGTTAATCGCTATTGATCCTCATGGTCCAAGATCAGCGACCCATGCCCGATCGGGGGCTCGGATGGGGGAGATATGTTAGTAAGGAGGCGGACAGAGATAGGCTGGGTCTGCTAGAGAGGCTGGGGAACGTTCTTGTCCCCATCATAACGGTGGCTGTGGCCCTGATGTTCTTGGACGTGCAGGCCAAGGACCTGGGCTTCTTCACATCCGGTTTCGGAACCGTAGAGCAGCTCGCGTTCTACGGCTCCCTGCTGTTCGGTATGGTGCCTAGCTTGGTCCGTGCGATCATTGGCAGAAGGAACCTGGGGCGCCTCATGGACATCATCAGCTCTGTGGTCTTCATCACCGCAGGCTCCTATCTTCTGACGGTCTTCCCCTTTGACTTCCCTCACCTATGGGAATACCTGCCCACTGCCCTCGAGGCCATCTTGTCGTGGATAAGCAATGATATGATGAAGATCTTCCTCACCATAGCCATTGTCATTACCGCCATCAGTACGGTTTACAACATCATCATGTACTGGAAGGTCCGCCGGGAGCTGAGGTCGAGAGAGAGGGATATGACTCCCCCTGCATGAACGCCGTTCAGGTCATGATCTAACGCCCGCAGCACTCTGGTCCGCAGGTGACCTCCTTGCTACCGGTCAGGGCGGCCTTGATCATGGCAGATGCGCAGCCCACCCCGGAATCGACGGATATCGCGGCCACGGGGCAGTTGACCTGACAGGCCCCGCACTCCATGCATCTCTCCGGGGCGATCATCTTCGCCCGGGCCTCGGAGGGGGCGAACACCCCATGCGGGCATACCTCGTAGCAGCGGCCGCAGTTGATGCACCTGCCGGGATAGAACCTCAGCGTATTTATGGCGTTATCCTCGGCCTCCTTTGTTCCCATTATCAGCGGTATCTCCATCATCATAACCAACCCCAGTACATTGCCCCCGAAATCGAAAGCATCGACAGCCCAACTATCAGCATTGCCACCATGACCGGGACCCAACGAAATATCTCCTTCTTCACTCCCGTCCTCGAAGTATAGGTGGTACATCCCGTGAAGTTCAGGGCCATGTAGCCGACCACAGGCGACATGATCAGCAGAAGGGCCAATATCAGTAAGGCCAGGGCCAGGGCGTTGACGCTGCCATCATACGCCAACCAGGCGATGAACGGGAGCGAGAGCAGCGCCCCCAGGATCAGGCCTTTGGAGGAGAGATCCCGCGTCGGGAGGTGAGGAAGGAGGAGAGGGAAGAGCACGGTCCCTCCCAGCACCGCAACCACCGCTACCAGGACCCCCAAGATACCG
Proteins encoded in this window:
- a CDS encoding amino acid permease encodes the protein MADGLRREVGLWWAVAYGVGTILGAGIYALIGVATGKAGNLVWLSFALAAVIAAFSGLSYAKLSSIYPSSGAEYVYVENAFRSKFWAFVVGWLVLISSIISAATVAQGFGGYLSSILDIPVALGASALIVVLAIINYAGIKESLILNAIMTVIETIGVLIVIFLGVGYLGTVDYTQSPFGLEGVVGAVGVIFFAFIGFEGLVKIGDETKDAERTIPRALMISLAITAVLYVLVAISVVSIVPYDQLAASSSPLADVALQASGQEAYALLTIIALVATANTVLIILIASSRIAYGMSTRAALPKLLSRIQPSTGTPLMAIVLTTLASVAFCFLGGIELTANVSNFTIFMVFLAVNLSVIQLSRGSKSIGRAYVLSAVVGSLTSVAMLTQFNWEVALLSILLTLSGAGLYRIMEMDLK
- a CDS encoding 4Fe-4S binding protein, with protein sequence MGTKEAEDNAINTLRFYPGRCINCGRCYEVCPHGVFAPSEARAKMIAPERCMECGACQVNCPVAAISVDSGVGCASAMIKAALTGSKEVTCGPECCGR
- a CDS encoding GNAT family N-acetyltransferase, which produces MVIGSDKFQYRKMVPEDVIMVHALLRRTIMSSYKEAYSAGAVEFFMRHHDVASINRHVHEGHCIVAACDGVIAGVGELLGNEIRMVFVDPSLKRMGIGRGLMMRLEEQARKCGMREIVLDSSVVAVGFYQHLGYEVVKETSLDLGEDDLLPYLIMRRGL